A part of Triplophysa dalaica isolate WHDGS20190420 chromosome 17, ASM1584641v1, whole genome shotgun sequence genomic DNA contains:
- the si:ch211-141o9.10 gene encoding probable endonuclease 4 isoform X3, whose translation MASRRKGAKKIKVENETAIKEHERPDTEPSDGSISEEKPLKRKIKGMKKYIGAHVSISGGIWKAVEASVAIGGHAFALFMGSQRSWTRPALDPAAAVKFQEACALHGFDPIQILPHGSYLMNCGSPKEDVFSKSQAMLVDELSRCSALGLSQFNFHPGAAIDSRPEKCMEKIAQAINHAHQQTPAVITVLENMSCQGSTVGGQFSELKTIIDRVRDKTRVGVCLDTCHAFAAGYDISPEGGVKNMLDEFDRVVGLNYLKALHLNDSKGKLGCHLDRHEDIGRGQIGITAFRETVNEPRLDNIPLILETPAQVSSMQNRSSSFTRFVEKSEELKESTEELSKTFIFV comes from the exons ATGGCCTCACGAAGAAAAGGAGCAAAGAAAATAAAGGTGGAGAATGAAACTGCAATAAAGGAGCATGAACGTCCTGACACAGAACCATCAGATGGCAGCATTAGCGAAGAAAAGCCATTGAAAAGGAAGATAAAGGGGATGAAAAAATACATAGGAGCTCACGTCTCAATATCAG GAGGAATATGGAAAGCAGTTGAAGCAAGTGTAGCCATAGGAGGTCATGCATTTGCCCTTTTCATGGGCTCCCAGCGCTCCTGGACCAGACCTGCCCTTGATCCAGCTGCTGCAGTCAAATTTCAAGAAGCCTGTGCTCTACATGGATTTGATCCGATACAGATCCTGCCACATGGATCTTATTTGATGAACTGCGGTTCTCCCAAAGAAG ATGTGTTCAGTAAGAGCCAGGCCATGCTTGTGGATGAGCTGAGTCGATGTAGTGCACTGGGCCTCAGTCAGTTTAACTTCCACCCTGGGGCTGCTATTGACTCCAGACCTGAGAAATGCATGGAGAAAATTGCCCAAGCAATTAACCACGCACACCAGCAAACCCCTGCCGTCATTACAG TGCTTGAAAACATGAGTTGTCAAGGCAGCACTGTTGGTGGACAGTTCAGTGAACTGAAAACCATAATAGACAGAGTGCGAGATAAGACACGTGTTGGAGTGTGTCTGGACACTTGTCATGCTTTTGCAGCAG GCTATGACATTTCACCAGAAGGAGGTGTGAAGAACATGCTTGATGAATTTGACCGAGTGGTTGGGTTGAATTATTTGAAAGCACTTCATCTAAATGACTCTAAag GAAAATTAGGCTGCCATCTGGACCGGCATGAAGACATTGGCCGCGGCCAAATAGGCATTACTGCTTTCCGAGAAACTGTAAATGAGCCTCGACTGGATAATATCCCTCTGATTTTAGAAACACCTG CCCAGGTTTCGAGTATGCAGAACAGATCGAGCTCCTTTACTCGCTTTGTGGAAAAAAGTGAAGAATTAAAGGAGTCAACTGAAGAATTGTccaagacatttatttttgtttaa
- the si:ch211-141o9.10 gene encoding probable endonuclease 4 isoform X2 — protein MRTNKDRTFQFTGTLTQKNMASRRKGAKKIKVENETAIKEHERPDTEPSDGSISEEKPLKRKIKGMKKYIGAHVSISGGIWKAVEASVAIGGHAFALFMGSQRSWTRPALDPAAAVKFQEACALHGFDPIQILPHGSYLMNCGSPKEDVFSKSQAMLVDELSRCSALGLSQFNFHPGAAIDSRPEKCMEKIAQAINHAHQQTPAVITVLENMSCQGSTVGGQFSELKTIIDRVRDKTRVGVCLDTCHAFAAGYDISPEGGVKNMLDEFDRVVGLNYLKALHLNDSKGKLGCHLDRHEDIGRGQIGITAFRETVNEPRLDNIPLILETPGRPGFEYAEQIELLYSLCGKK, from the exons AACTAACAAAGATCGCACCTTccagttcacggggactttaactCAGAAAAATATGGCCTCACGAAGAAAAGGAGCAAAGAAAATAAAGGTGGAGAATGAAACTGCAATAAAGGAGCATGAACGTCCTGACACAGAACCATCAGATGGCAGCATTAGCGAAGAAAAGCCATTGAAAAGGAAGATAAAGGGGATGAAAAAATACATAGGAGCTCACGTCTCAATATCAG GAGGAATATGGAAAGCAGTTGAAGCAAGTGTAGCCATAGGAGGTCATGCATTTGCCCTTTTCATGGGCTCCCAGCGCTCCTGGACCAGACCTGCCCTTGATCCAGCTGCTGCAGTCAAATTTCAAGAAGCCTGTGCTCTACATGGATTTGATCCGATACAGATCCTGCCACATGGATCTTATTTGATGAACTGCGGTTCTCCCAAAGAAG ATGTGTTCAGTAAGAGCCAGGCCATGCTTGTGGATGAGCTGAGTCGATGTAGTGCACTGGGCCTCAGTCAGTTTAACTTCCACCCTGGGGCTGCTATTGACTCCAGACCTGAGAAATGCATGGAGAAAATTGCCCAAGCAATTAACCACGCACACCAGCAAACCCCTGCCGTCATTACAG TGCTTGAAAACATGAGTTGTCAAGGCAGCACTGTTGGTGGACAGTTCAGTGAACTGAAAACCATAATAGACAGAGTGCGAGATAAGACACGTGTTGGAGTGTGTCTGGACACTTGTCATGCTTTTGCAGCAG GCTATGACATTTCACCAGAAGGAGGTGTGAAGAACATGCTTGATGAATTTGACCGAGTGGTTGGGTTGAATTATTTGAAAGCACTTCATCTAAATGACTCTAAag GAAAATTAGGCTGCCATCTGGACCGGCATGAAGACATTGGCCGCGGCCAAATAGGCATTACTGCTTTCCGAGAAACTGTAAATGAGCCTCGACTGGATAATATCCCTCTGATTTTAGAAACACCTGGTCG CCCAGGTTTCGAGTATGCAGAACAGATCGAGCTCCTTTACTCGCTTTGTGGAAAAAAGTGA
- the si:ch211-141o9.10 gene encoding probable endonuclease 4 isoform X1: protein MRTNKDRTFQFTGTLTQKNMASRRKGAKKIKVENETAIKEHERPDTEPSDGSISEEKPLKRKIKGMKKYIGAHVSISGGIWKAVEASVAIGGHAFALFMGSQRSWTRPALDPAAAVKFQEACALHGFDPIQILPHGSYLMNCGSPKEDVFSKSQAMLVDELSRCSALGLSQFNFHPGAAIDSRPEKCMEKIAQAINHAHQQTPAVITVLENMSCQGSTVGGQFSELKTIIDRVRDKTRVGVCLDTCHAFAAGYDISPEGGVKNMLDEFDRVVGLNYLKALHLNDSKGKLGCHLDRHEDIGRGQIGITAFRETVNEPRLDNIPLILETPAQVSSMQNRSSSFTRFVEKSEELKESTEELSKTFIFV from the exons AACTAACAAAGATCGCACCTTccagttcacggggactttaactCAGAAAAATATGGCCTCACGAAGAAAAGGAGCAAAGAAAATAAAGGTGGAGAATGAAACTGCAATAAAGGAGCATGAACGTCCTGACACAGAACCATCAGATGGCAGCATTAGCGAAGAAAAGCCATTGAAAAGGAAGATAAAGGGGATGAAAAAATACATAGGAGCTCACGTCTCAATATCAG GAGGAATATGGAAAGCAGTTGAAGCAAGTGTAGCCATAGGAGGTCATGCATTTGCCCTTTTCATGGGCTCCCAGCGCTCCTGGACCAGACCTGCCCTTGATCCAGCTGCTGCAGTCAAATTTCAAGAAGCCTGTGCTCTACATGGATTTGATCCGATACAGATCCTGCCACATGGATCTTATTTGATGAACTGCGGTTCTCCCAAAGAAG ATGTGTTCAGTAAGAGCCAGGCCATGCTTGTGGATGAGCTGAGTCGATGTAGTGCACTGGGCCTCAGTCAGTTTAACTTCCACCCTGGGGCTGCTATTGACTCCAGACCTGAGAAATGCATGGAGAAAATTGCCCAAGCAATTAACCACGCACACCAGCAAACCCCTGCCGTCATTACAG TGCTTGAAAACATGAGTTGTCAAGGCAGCACTGTTGGTGGACAGTTCAGTGAACTGAAAACCATAATAGACAGAGTGCGAGATAAGACACGTGTTGGAGTGTGTCTGGACACTTGTCATGCTTTTGCAGCAG GCTATGACATTTCACCAGAAGGAGGTGTGAAGAACATGCTTGATGAATTTGACCGAGTGGTTGGGTTGAATTATTTGAAAGCACTTCATCTAAATGACTCTAAag GAAAATTAGGCTGCCATCTGGACCGGCATGAAGACATTGGCCGCGGCCAAATAGGCATTACTGCTTTCCGAGAAACTGTAAATGAGCCTCGACTGGATAATATCCCTCTGATTTTAGAAACACCTG CCCAGGTTTCGAGTATGCAGAACAGATCGAGCTCCTTTACTCGCTTTGTGGAAAAAAGTGAAGAATTAAAGGAGTCAACTGAAGAATTGTccaagacatttatttttgtttaa